cattcacattaaaaaataaaatagataaataaacactgaatgtggtacacacacatatttacatattgtgatatttaGCAATATCTcaatatatctgaatatatggcatttcataggtatatacatgcactacatatacatgtttacatggtagtttattaatcagagtattgtcttaatcgggttaatagtggagtattgttgtccatgtaaacgcactgattgactcccttccatacagacagcaatacaccaTGACATCAACACACGATGACATCACGACCTATGACATCAAATTCTAAATTACAAATTTGTTTTGATTCAAACCGGTCAGTGATCATTGTTGTCCACAAAACCTGTGAAGACGCACACAGCCCAACCAGGAGACCAAATTGTTGTGGAAATCATCAAAGAAACACTCACAGACCTCTgacgtcctctgaaggtaaaaaaaaaaggtttattacagaaagatggttaaaaCAGGATAGAATGAAGCAGGATAGattaatgagagcgctctgaagctcTTGTGCTGAACCATTACTGtagatatgaaacgcagagcacgACACACTTTTGTGTACCGATctaagtgacatgacatggccttcttaggccttatcctctgatgagaatgaaacagaacaagaacaacactattacaaagtaaaaatgaatcatttccctCACAGGTGTACCCCTCCTGGTGCCCGATGCTCCAGCTTTCCCGACACCCAGTagtaaagcggtatagaaaatggatggatatacattttatatttctcaaTCAATCATTACAGTCTGTTAGGAACTTGGGAATTTCGGTAATATCCACTGAAAAGTTAAAAGCGTACGGCACAGCATTGTTTTGTCATAGGTTGATATCATCACACCTGAGTGATGAGCCCAcatacataaaaagaaaaagaaaaacagactgaaattCCATCAAAATTTTCCGGATTATGGGTTTACCatattgtagtgttacaacctggaacctggaactgacttttatattaaagtggGGGATCAGTACACACTAAAATAATAcgtaatacaataaaaacacaatttgttaaaaatatttacaaaacaaaacattacttaaacaacaaaaacattacagttgtTATTTCATAAGTATTCATCCCCGTTGCTGTGAAAGCCCTAAGTTCGTTGGAGAGACACAAGGCCACAGCTTCACATTTTTGGTTTGCTAATGAAGAGTTATatattagcacattttgtcataatttttggcctaaagtttttttttcctgcttgaGGAATAACAGAGACCCCGCGGGCGGTACATTTGCCGCTGCTGACCTAAACGTTCACCGTTTCTCCTACAAAATATGCAGAATAGCGTCGTCACTATTTTCCGATACACGTTAATACACCAAGACTTTACTTTGGGATCGAACGACGTCACAGACACGGGTTACTCTGACTGGATAAATCCACGCGAGCTCATTGGATATTCATGAATTTGTCCAGCACCTCCACCTGCCCAGTCTCCTGAATTTAAATGCTCGAGGCCGGTGCGTACGCGTAACGGTCCCTGACCAGTTTTAACGGCTCTGAGAAGCGATAAGGGATCAGAGAACTATCAAAAGGCAGGTGTATGATCTCACATATAGGAAATATTTCACACGTGATCATGTAGCTCTTAGAAATtactttgggtctgtttttgtttgagtATTTAGGCTACGTCCAGGTTGCTTGACAGCTCTAACGGTCAATTTTGACAACATTAATGCTATAGCTCGTTATTGTTAATGATTTTcagctgttactgaagatgaatgtgttatgtgttAGCTAGCCACCTACTATCTAGTTAGTGCTAGAGAGTAATTGCTACATTCagtctcctttttttctcccttctgGCTACAGATCTTTTTAGCTGATATGGAAAACACTGATGCAACTTTTGGCACCTTCATCAACCCCAGCTACTTCCCTGGAAAGTTGTGGCGTTTGGTGAACGATCCCCAGATTTGCTCAGTCTGGTGGGACGACAGCGGGGAAGGGATACTTGTTCATCAGGAAACATTCGAAGCCGAAGTGTTATTGTCCCAACCCACACATTTGTCTGAGTACTTCAGGACAACTGACTTCATAAGTTTCGTTCGCCAGCTGAACCTGTACGGCTTCAAAAAACAACGCACGAACATCTCGGACAAGCAGTCGTACAACTCTTCGATTAAAGCCCAACTGCACCATTTTCAAAACCCGTACTTCAAACGGGATAAGCCCGAGCTCCTGCTCGATATAAAGCGATGCACGCCTCTCAATAAGGCCAAGCTCGCCAGCTTAAAGGCGACGGGCAGGACGCCCAGACGTTTCTATCACGTGATGCAGAATTCAGCACAGGAAACCTCTGGCTTAATGAGAACAGGTTGGTAGTGTTTCAACAAGCAGATGAAAAGAATAGAcagaatatattcattcattcacttcagtAACAACTttagcctggtcagggtcatgacgGATCCAGCGCCTATCCCGAGAAAACTGGgcaccctgaatgggacgccagtccatcgcaaagcaccatgcgcacacacacattcacacactcgttcacacataGTGCCAATTTACCATGAACACTCCACTTATAACCtggaacctggaagaaacccaccTCAACCCTAGTCCACAGGTTTCTCCGCCACTGTGCGCATTCTTTAAATCTGGAAACATTCTAGCCCATGTCCTTCCAAAGACTGGATAGAGGAATCCATTAgcctcaaaataaaaaaaaaaagattatgcaTATATAGGAAtgtgtagaaaaaaagagaaaatagacaAATATAATGAGAAAGCGTATGTCGTTTTGCTAGTACAGTGCCAGTTAGATAACCTTGCGGCCTCGGTCATCATCTGTAGTTTTAGTTTATCAACACTTGACTTGTCTCTGTCTGTTCAGGTTCAGTCTTGCTTGAACATCAGGGAACCCCTTACCACCATCCCTGTAATGTCCCTCAGCAGGAGCAGAGGAGCAACACACCTCATCACTCACAGTACGGATTTTACACACCAGGTGatgatttaatacattttgtccCCTTTATAATAGCTGTGAGCTCAGCCTGAATTAGTATAAGCATTCGATCTGCACGCTACTTTAGTAAATACAGTAGTATAGTGCAATAGTGCATTATTCTGACGTGTAGTTTAATTGTAGGCAATTTAGGATGAAGCCCAGTCCATTGTTTCACAATTTCAGTGTTGgtgtttctatctatctatctatctatctatctatctatctgtctgcccatctgtctgtctgtctgtctatctatcatctatatatctgtctttctgtctttctgtctgtctatctatctgtctgtctgtctatctatctatctatctgtctatctatattttgtccatttttaacaGATAAAAATGAAGATAACGATATCGATGTGATTCTATGTTTTGATGTTAAACCTTCAGCGCATAATTCAGAGATTCAGAGTCTTCTAGTGAGTCATTCTAACAACTGTTATATGTTTAATGCCTGAACAACGTAGTTCTAAAgttagaaaagaaaataaatgctgtaaacaaaaataaataaaagcccacAACGTGCGCATGCCGGATTTCACTATCTATCAACAGCTAATAATATCTATCTAGCAGCTAATATTTTACTTGAATGTGTCCCCTTTCACCAGCTCAAACTTCTCAGCATAAAATTAAAAGGGCTGTGGGAGTGTACAGGAGCGGGGTATCAACACCATTACAGTCCAGTGTCACAACATGATTGTCCTTCATGTCATTAGTCTGTACCTATAAGCAGGAAGTCCCACAATGCCTTGcaaagaatgaacaaaaaactgTGTGCAGAGGGGCTGCAGGAGCTGTGATATGGTTCCTGAATAATCTAGCTTAgtgatgtgttgtttatgtctTACCAAGAAATGAATGCTTTATTAACCTTCAATGTTTCCCACCCCCAGTGTATCAGCGCTGTAGCCCAGACGTCTTGGATTCAACAGTGCCATGCTCTCAACAACCAGCTGCTTCCTGCTCTCCTAGTGGCTATCACCCTGTAAGAACCGAGAAACCTTCTTAAGTTTATGTACTGTTCTGATCACTAAAAATGGCTAGTGTCGTTATTTTAGCCAGTGTAGGCATGTTAAGGTTTGATGGTACATGTTGCAGTATGAAGGGAATGCTGGGAGAACAGTCAAACAGTTAAAAGTAAAACCTCggtgtgtaaataatattaatatgaattctCCCACTCATTGCTCAGGACTACTCAGTCGGATACGCTGATCCGATCGATCAGGATCCATACTGGAGAGCAGGTGATGTTCCAGAGTCCCGGACGAGTGACCTGGGCATAGAGAAAGAGGAACTGGACGCTATTTTAGAGCTGGCGTTGGACATGCAGGTCAGATTAGATGATTTCCCATCAAGAACAGCCCcgagtgtgtatctgtgcttACAGTGTAGTCAGCTGCCGTAGTACCATAAGGTCCAATAATCGGAATCCAGAACCAAGAACTGTTCACACAGTTCaagaacatacagtgccctccactaatattggcacccttggtaaatatgagtaaaggaTGCTGcgaaaatgtgtctttattgttgagccttttgaccttttgttcaGCCTTccttgcttatatttaccaagggtgccaatattagtggagggcactgtatgtggtGTAAATTCCGTAGGTACGGAAAAACACTGACACCATAGTGTAACTATAAAATGTGTGCGGTGTAAATCAGTGTGTAGCCACCATTGTTAATCcgtattattcattatattcattccttatttctgttcttgctcctgttgtaaaataatcagcacatgactgaacaaaactttttcttttgtcacgaATTTGCAGTCAGAAGCTTATAGACTTGTTTGTGAGGTAATGGATTTGAGTTtatgggtgcgtctcaatcagctgcACAGGTCCGTAGTCAggacactgatcagggagtgGACCATTTGAAGGACTGTCTCAATTGCGAAATCCTACCAGTGTGCACTGGCACGTTCGCTCCctgaaaaatcccacaatgcaccacgaAAACCAAGGAGCTTAGATGTTCACTATTTTCCCTTACTGAAAATGAGGCCATGATTTCAGAAGCCTCTCAGATCGAACAATGTGGCGGACGAACGCTGTTGTTGTAGATCTCAAATGGTTACTTAcgttagcgatttttaactttatttgacgttctatatattgtttatttgagtctaacgactttaatgattttttaaaactctaCTAACTAGTCTACGATCctacttgaagtaccatgacagacagatgaatatGACATATAATGTTAGAAAGATGTCCGTCCTGCATGTTGAGGTTAAGTGCcagtggtgatgttttacagcgcgagtacgtagtcatgttACCGGAAACTGAGTCACCGGTGTCCTAATGTGTAGTGAGTCAGGGTCTTTACCAGTGCCCGAGCTCAtgtacaccatatactgatCCACCACCTAGGGATCGagggagctgatcgagacgCACCCTACCGTATGTTTGTGTAATGTGAAGCGTTAATGttgttttctatatatttgatttattcagGATGAAGTTGATGTCCGGACGTTGCTGCAGCTATCACTCACCTGTTAAGACAGCTTGAGTGGGTGATACGAACCCGTAGTGGTGCTACGAAAAATAATCTGccaaacaaaatgaatcaaagagacagagactgaatgCAGTcgatacaaaaaaaatcatttgtaaaatagaCATTTGATTGAATGACAGTTTACagtttttatgtgtattttgggaaaatataagatgtaaatTATGTCCAAGTCACTTGAgaacattactgtaaattaatgtaatccTACAGCTCTCTAGAttatttgttgtaataataataataaggagaatTGTGTTTCCCATTT
This DNA window, taken from Ictalurus punctatus breed USDA103 unplaced genomic scaffold, Coco_2.0 Super-Scaffold_100, whole genome shotgun sequence, encodes the following:
- the LOC128629612 gene encoding uncharacterized protein LOC128629612, translated to MQNSAQETSGLMRTGSVLLEHQGTPYHHPCNVPQQEQRSNTPHHSQYGFYTPVYQRCSPDVLDSTVPCSQQPAASCSPSGYHPDYSVGYADPIDQDPYWRAGDVPESRTSDLGIEKEELDAILELALDMQTSTLAGTRREDTSSDPPFAADELYYNTVESDYEDDVHMPDQHEEEQNGGDEHEVPFRSPSRSPSPLPGLSALRITPFPVISPSPLRITPPFRTPSPF